A DNA window from Flavisolibacter ginsenosidimutans contains the following coding sequences:
- the tatC gene encoding twin-arginine translocase subunit TatC, translating into MALSFFKRGGGNDERAEMSFIDHLEVLRGHLFRSVLAITIGAILIVVYRDFVVKRILLGPTHSDFPTYGVLCRIGRYLNLEKALCMKGLSIQMQSTGVANQFSTFISVMLIGGIILAFPYIFWEFWRFIRPALTKKELKNTRGVIFWVSVLFFIGVAFGYFVIAPYTLNFFGNFQLDENIENRWTIASYFDTLIPLVLGSGLAFQLPLLMILLAKIGIVSASYLRRMWKYAVVIIMIVAGVITPGPDVISQMTVAIPLLLLYGVSILLTRRIDKQKAEEEKEWS; encoded by the coding sequence ATGGCTTTATCTTTTTTTAAGCGCGGCGGGGGAAACGACGAAAGAGCAGAGATGTCGTTCATTGACCACCTGGAAGTTCTGCGCGGGCATCTTTTCCGAAGTGTATTGGCCATTACGATTGGCGCCATTTTAATTGTTGTTTACCGCGATTTTGTGGTGAAGAGAATTTTACTCGGCCCTACCCATTCCGACTTTCCGACTTACGGCGTTTTGTGCCGCATTGGCCGTTACCTGAACCTGGAAAAAGCGCTTTGCATGAAAGGACTCAGCATTCAAATGCAAAGCACCGGCGTGGCCAACCAGTTTAGCACCTTTATTTCAGTGATGCTGATTGGCGGCATCATCCTCGCTTTCCCGTACATCTTCTGGGAGTTCTGGCGCTTCATCCGGCCGGCTTTAACCAAGAAAGAACTGAAGAATACCCGTGGCGTTATCTTTTGGGTATCGGTTCTTTTTTTCATCGGCGTGGCCTTTGGCTATTTTGTAATTGCCCCTTACACATTGAACTTCTTTGGCAATTTTCAACTCGACGAGAACATTGAAAACCGCTGGACTATTGCTTCGTATTTTGATACGTTAATTCCACTTGTGCTTGGCTCCGGGCTTGCGTTTCAGCTTCCGTTACTCATGATTTTACTGGCAAAAATTGGCATCGTATCCGCAAGTTATTTGCGCCGCATGTGGAAGTATGCCGTCGTCATCATCATGATCGTTGCTGGCGTCATCACACCGGGCCCCGACGTTATCAGCCAGATGACAGTGGCCATTCCGTTGCTGCTTTTGTACGGTGTCAGCATCCTGCTTACACGCCGCATCGACAAGCAAAAAGCCGAGGAAGAAAAAGAGTGGAGTTAG
- a CDS encoding type III secretion system chaperone family protein: MLEKIFSWSKKKEGEEEGRSNEPSIRFGRYSDNNKPVPKVEKWNEAESLFKEKKYDESIAAFFDYLRDEAEDNVRLVKEAGQSKFLFYQGSKIVRGYFNNERLEAEIALAQMPQPSVPVMRRLLEMNFSLYYSRYALHEGKIYMFFDSDIETANPSKLYYGLKELATKADKQDDLLVADFTTLLPVDVEHIVQIPDEEKAVKHKFFRQWIEETINLIGTVDNDKYSGGIAYLLLALAYRIDYLVVPEGKLQAELEKIVEIYFRKDNRPVTEKNGEMMDCFQKLATKDKTEFYPYLFRSKHTFSIVTPQNYKTVADAIYNANQNIGWYREHKMPDVAARISEYGFSYCQYSYSLPKPVTELFQLFMMINYPDYFIALGYTDVFYDKEKGEYNKEKIKEYVDVVIARWKEKYPELKFDVEKLKYENPVAFNQTFTTEVEYLNLESKQ, translated from the coding sequence ATGCTGGAAAAAATCTTTAGCTGGTCCAAAAAGAAAGAAGGAGAGGAAGAAGGGCGAAGCAACGAGCCGTCCATTCGTTTTGGGCGCTACTCAGACAACAACAAGCCCGTACCCAAAGTAGAAAAATGGAACGAGGCCGAAAGCCTGTTCAAAGAAAAAAAATACGACGAGAGCATCGCCGCTTTTTTTGATTACCTGCGCGACGAAGCCGAGGACAACGTGCGGCTGGTAAAGGAAGCAGGGCAATCCAAGTTCCTGTTTTACCAGGGCTCAAAAATCGTTCGCGGCTACTTCAACAACGAAAGGCTGGAAGCCGAAATTGCGCTGGCGCAGATGCCACAACCCAGTGTGCCCGTGATGCGCCGCCTGCTGGAGATGAACTTCAGTTTGTACTACAGCCGCTATGCCTTACACGAAGGAAAGATTTACATGTTCTTCGACAGCGATATTGAAACCGCCAACCCCAGCAAATTGTATTATGGCTTAAAAGAACTGGCCACCAAGGCCGACAAACAGGACGACCTGTTGGTAGCGGATTTCACCACGCTGCTGCCCGTTGACGTGGAGCACATCGTGCAAATCCCGGATGAAGAAAAAGCCGTCAAGCACAAATTTTTCAGGCAGTGGATTGAAGAGACGATCAATCTTATCGGCACCGTTGACAACGACAAATACTCCGGAGGCATTGCTTACCTGCTGCTGGCGCTTGCTTACCGCATTGATTACCTCGTTGTGCCCGAAGGCAAGCTGCAGGCCGAGTTGGAAAAAATCGTGGAAATTTATTTCCGCAAAGACAACCGCCCCGTCACCGAAAAAAATGGTGAGATGATGGACTGCTTTCAAAAGCTGGCTACGAAGGACAAGACCGAATTTTATCCTTACCTCTTCCGCTCAAAACATACCTTTTCCATTGTAACGCCGCAGAATTACAAAACCGTTGCGGACGCCATCTACAACGCCAACCAAAACATTGGCTGGTATCGCGAACACAAGATGCCCGATGTTGCGGCCCGCATCAGCGAATACGGTTTTTCGTACTGTCAGTATTCGTACAGTTTGCCAAAACCCGTCACCGAATTGTTTCAACTGTTTATGATGATCAATTACCCGGACTATTTTATCGCCCTGGGTTATACCGATGTTTTTTATGACAAGGAGAAAGGCGAATACAACAAAGAGAAAATTAAAGAATACGTTGATGTCGTCATTGCCCGCTGGAAAGAAAAATATCCCGAACTAAAATTTGATGTGGAAAAGCTGAAGTACGAAAACCCGGTGGCTTTCAACCAAACCTTTACAACGGAAGTCGAGTACCTTAATTTAGAAAGCAAACAATGA
- the gmk gene encoding guanylate kinase produces the protein MTINNQQKIIILTAPSGAGKTSITRYLLAKYPDKLAFSISAATRPARGAERNGADYYFMSVEEFTNKIQHEEFVEWEMVYEGKYYGTLKAELQRIWSEGKTPVLDIDVKGAIHVQQQFPETTLSIFIEPPSVDELRRRLTGRGTESEESLNARVNKAAYEISFKTYFNKVIVNSDLENACAEAEEIVQAFLKSQNG, from the coding sequence ATGACCATCAACAACCAACAAAAAATCATCATTCTTACCGCGCCGTCCGGTGCGGGCAAAACCAGCATCACCCGCTATCTGCTGGCAAAGTATCCCGATAAACTGGCCTTCTCTATTTCGGCCGCCACAAGGCCCGCAAGAGGTGCAGAGAGGAACGGCGCGGATTATTATTTCATGAGTGTGGAAGAGTTCACCAACAAAATTCAGCACGAAGAATTTGTGGAGTGGGAGATGGTGTACGAAGGAAAATATTACGGCACGCTGAAAGCCGAACTGCAGCGCATTTGGAGCGAAGGCAAAACGCCGGTGTTGGACATAGACGTAAAAGGCGCCATTCACGTGCAACAGCAGTTTCCCGAAACCACGCTTTCGATTTTCATTGAACCGCCAAGCGTGGACGAACTGCGCCGCCGCCTCACCGGTCGCGGCACCGAAAGCGAAGAATCGCTGAACGCAAGAGTAAACAAAGCCGCTTACGAAATCAGCTTCAAAACGTACTTCAACAAAGTCATCGTCAACTCCGATTTGGAAAATGCCTGCGCCGAAGCGGAGGAGATTGTGCAGGCTTTTTTGAAATCACAAAATGGTTGA
- a CDS encoding trypsin-like peptidase domain-containing protein, producing MTTQQIIELFRPAIIQIATQGSTGTGFYVKEFDLIVTNEHVAGKNAEVTIAGRLFEKRIARVWYTDKKHDLAFLQPPADVVLPEVKLGDYEDVQDGEVVVAIGHPFGLNYTATQGVISKRDRVRDGVKYIQIDAAINPGNSGGPLVNKKGEIIGINSFIIKGGDNLGFALPVSYIREALQLYLPYRGQPSTRCHSCNNLVLASNIEATKYCPYCGTEVKLPQMPEKESKPVGIAKTVEEILGELGKEVKLARDGNNNWSVKEGGAKIKINYNPENYFVAGDAYLCQLPSDTTMIKPLYQFLLEENFKLDGLVLSCLRQNIVLSCIMYDLDMTKENGIEMFRDLFQKADYYDTLLEKEYGCQELLEE from the coding sequence ATGACAACCCAACAGATTATAGAACTCTTTCGCCCGGCAATTATTCAGATTGCAACACAAGGAAGTACCGGCACCGGCTTTTACGTAAAAGAGTTTGATCTCATTGTAACCAACGAACACGTGGCCGGCAAAAACGCCGAAGTCACCATTGCCGGACGCCTCTTTGAAAAGCGCATTGCAAGGGTGTGGTACACCGATAAAAAACACGACCTCGCTTTTTTGCAACCGCCTGCCGATGTGGTGTTGCCCGAAGTGAAACTGGGCGATTACGAAGACGTGCAGGACGGCGAAGTGGTGGTGGCCATCGGCCATCCGTTTGGTTTGAACTATACCGCTACCCAAGGCGTGATTTCAAAGCGGGACCGTGTTCGCGACGGCGTCAAATACATACAGATTGACGCAGCCATCAATCCCGGCAACAGTGGCGGACCGCTGGTTAATAAAAAGGGTGAAATCATCGGCATCAATTCTTTCATCATCAAAGGTGGCGACAACCTTGGCTTTGCCTTGCCGGTGAGTTACATCCGCGAAGCACTGCAACTTTATCTTCCGTACCGGGGACAGCCTTCTACGCGTTGCCACAGTTGCAACAACCTGGTGCTTGCATCGAACATCGAAGCCACAAAATATTGTCCGTATTGCGGCACCGAAGTAAAGCTGCCGCAAATGCCGGAGAAAGAATCAAAGCCCGTTGGCATAGCCAAAACCGTTGAAGAAATTTTAGGCGAGTTGGGTAAAGAAGTAAAGCTGGCGAGAGACGGCAACAACAACTGGAGCGTGAAAGAAGGCGGCGCCAAAATCAAAATCAATTACAATCCCGAAAATTATTTCGTGGCCGGCGATGCCTATCTCTGCCAATTGCCGTCCGACACCACGATGATAAAACCGCTTTACCAGTTTTTACTGGAAGAAAACTTTAAGCTCGATGGACTTGTGTTGAGTTGCCTGCGGCAAAACATCGTGCTTTCCTGCATCATGTACGACTTGGACATGACGAAAGAAAACGGCATCGAAATGTTTCGCGACCTCTTTCAAAAAGCCGATTATTACGACACGCTGCTGGAGAAAGAATACGGGTGTCAGGAGTTGCTGGAAGAATAA
- a CDS encoding regulatory protein RecX, which produces MQKKHLTKEQAIMKLRQYCAYQERSHSEVQQKLWDLGVWRSEHDAIISSLIEDDYLNEERFAKAFVGGKFRMKDWGRKKIYYGLKEKGVSEYIIKRAMKEIDDEAYGKTLHELAEKKYALLKGEQYLVRKKKTMDYLLQKGYEPALVTSIVNSFGGKE; this is translated from the coding sequence ATGCAAAAAAAACATCTCACAAAGGAGCAAGCCATCATGAAACTGCGGCAATACTGCGCTTACCAGGAACGCAGCCACAGCGAGGTGCAGCAAAAGCTTTGGGATTTGGGCGTGTGGCGTTCGGAGCACGATGCCATCATCTCTTCTTTAATTGAAGACGATTACCTGAACGAAGAACGTTTTGCAAAAGCCTTCGTCGGCGGAAAGTTTCGGATGAAGGATTGGGGCCGTAAAAAAATTTATTACGGCCTGAAAGAAAAAGGTGTGAGCGAATACATCATCAAGCGGGCCATGAAAGAAATTGACGACGAAGCATACGGCAAAACACTCCATGAACTGGCCGAAAAAAAATACGCCTTGCTTAAGGGCGAACAATACTTGGTGCGCAAGAAAAAAACGATGGATTACCTTTTGCAAAAAGGCTACGAACCGGCGCTGGTAACAAGCATCGTAAACAGTTTTGGCGGCAAAGAATAA
- a CDS encoding ArnT family glycosyltransferase, with protein MPRKLPAEIIIVIGALLLFVPFLGTTHLFDWDEINFAEASREMLVTHNYAIPQIAFEPFWEKPPLFFWLQVLCMKLFGVNEFAARLPNALCGVLTLVLLYRLGKKLVNEQFGWMWVLVYAGSLLPQLYFKSGIIDPWFNLFIFLAVYQLSVYSDARPSRPLRRIVLAGLFTGLAVMTKGPVALLITGLCYGVFAIGTRFRNFMKPLHILLFLAVTGLAGGLWFIALLANGQQHIITEFILYQVRLFQTEDAGHGGPFFYHFIILLIGCFPAAALSILSMRIGNRVNETPRHFHRWMMILFWVTLLLFSIVKTKIVHYSSLCYFPLTYLATVSFYHLYRRKWNLPSWNKWLQVATGLLLSLLILTVTFIDQLKPYLLQPGRIKDAFARANLQAQVEWSGWEKLPGLILLAGVVVFVLRVNQSVRRALVALFVAALVGINLTIVLITPKVEPYSQGAAIEFYQSKKAENALVEPLRFKSYAHLFYTMRPPQFTRSLADSIKQFNTHPEVPVYYVGKIQNKDENEREMPYLQKLYEKNGFVFYKRNSGNTP; from the coding sequence ATGCCACGCAAACTTCCCGCAGAAATTATCATTGTTATTGGCGCACTTCTCTTGTTTGTTCCCTTCTTGGGCACAACGCATTTGTTTGATTGGGACGAGATCAACTTTGCCGAAGCCAGCCGCGAAATGCTGGTGACGCACAATTACGCCATTCCGCAAATTGCCTTTGAACCCTTTTGGGAAAAGCCGCCGCTGTTTTTTTGGTTGCAAGTGCTTTGCATGAAACTTTTCGGCGTAAACGAATTTGCCGCACGACTGCCCAATGCGCTTTGCGGCGTACTTACGCTGGTTCTTCTTTACCGCCTTGGAAAAAAATTAGTGAACGAACAGTTTGGCTGGATGTGGGTTCTTGTTTATGCAGGTTCGCTTCTTCCGCAGTTGTATTTCAAGTCGGGCATCATTGATCCGTGGTTCAACCTTTTTATTTTTTTGGCGGTTTACCAATTAAGCGTTTATTCCGATGCAAGGCCCAGCCGCCCGCTGAGGCGCATTGTTCTTGCCGGCTTGTTTACCGGCCTTGCCGTGATGACGAAAGGCCCGGTGGCTTTGCTCATCACTGGTTTGTGTTACGGCGTGTTTGCCATCGGCACAAGGTTTCGAAACTTCATGAAGCCGCTGCACATCTTGCTCTTTTTGGCCGTAACGGGGCTGGCCGGCGGACTTTGGTTTATTGCCTTGCTGGCAAACGGGCAGCAGCACATCATCACCGAATTTATTCTTTACCAGGTCCGCCTTTTTCAAACCGAAGACGCGGGCCACGGCGGACCGTTTTTTTACCATTTTATCATCCTGCTCATTGGTTGTTTTCCCGCTGCAGCGTTAAGCATTCTTTCCATGCGCATCGGCAATCGCGTAAACGAAACGCCACGCCATTTTCACCGCTGGATGATGATTTTGTTTTGGGTGACGCTTCTGTTATTTTCGATTGTCAAAACAAAGATTGTTCATTATTCTTCGCTTTGCTATTTTCCACTAACCTATCTCGCCACCGTTAGCTTTTATCATTTGTACCGCCGCAAATGGAACTTGCCAAGTTGGAACAAGTGGTTACAAGTTGCCACCGGCCTTTTGCTGTCCCTGCTCATTCTTACCGTTACGTTTATTGATCAACTGAAGCCCTACCTTTTGCAACCCGGAAGAATAAAAGATGCCTTTGCAAGAGCAAACCTGCAGGCGCAGGTTGAATGGAGCGGCTGGGAAAAATTACCCGGACTGATTTTGTTGGCCGGTGTCGTTGTATTTGTGCTTCGCGTGAACCAGAGTGTACGCAGGGCTTTGGTGGCTTTGTTTGTAGCAGCGCTTGTTGGCATCAACTTAACCATCGTTCTCATCACGCCCAAAGTAGAGCCTTACTCGCAAGGCGCGGCGATAGAATTTTACCAAAGCAAGAAGGCCGAAAATGCGTTAGTTGAGCCGCTGCGCTTTAAAAGTTATGCGCATCTTTTTTACACGATGCGTCCGCCGCAGTTTACGCGAAGTTTGGCCGATAGTATTAAACAATTCAACACACATCCGGAAGTCCCGGTTTATTACGTGGGCAAGATTCAGAACAAGGATGAGAACGAAAGGGAGATGCCCTACCTGCAAAAGCTTTACGAGAAGAACGGTTTTGTGTTTTACAAGCGAAATTCGGGCAACACACCGTGA
- a CDS encoding hemolysin family protein, with the protein MIAVSTIAWFIVTLLMMGFFAGIEMAFYSVNRFGIELRKKQGRYDAVILSRYFENPELFLSTMLIGFTLFLVSFALLFVNITDTLWNAMGLYYQGVRVGLNIILATFVVLILGEFIPRAIFRAHSNFILTRFVFIINVLYGIFLPVARLFLSMANWSLKYIFNVRVRDTKDNLSGNTSETLFLQNDNTDFEPEEMNTELFENALELPKVKIRQCLVPRKEVIGVDLSCSVEEAKKKLIETKLSKLVVYEKNIDDIVGYIHQLDLFKGPQTIQSILLPIPAVPESMSAADLIGKFTRERKSIAWVVDEFGGTAGIVTMEDVLEEIFGEIHDEYDSEEFVEKQLAENEYIFAGRLELDYISEKYNLHFPENESETLSGFIISHHETIPRQKEHIIIDDFEFDILSVSDTRIEMVKLKVLK; encoded by the coding sequence ATGATAGCCGTAAGTACAATCGCGTGGTTTATTGTCACGTTGCTCATGATGGGTTTTTTTGCAGGCATTGAAATGGCCTTTTACAGCGTCAACCGTTTCGGCATTGAACTGCGCAAAAAACAAGGCCGCTACGACGCGGTCATCCTTTCGCGTTATTTTGAAAACCCCGAGCTTTTTTTGAGCACCATGCTCATTGGCTTCACACTCTTCCTGGTGAGCTTTGCCCTGCTTTTTGTAAACATTACCGACACGTTGTGGAACGCAATGGGACTTTATTACCAAGGCGTGCGGGTTGGACTCAACATCATTCTCGCCACCTTTGTTGTGCTCATTCTCGGCGAGTTCATTCCACGGGCTATCTTCCGGGCGCACAGCAATTTTATTCTCACCCGCTTTGTTTTCATCATCAACGTGCTTTACGGAATTTTTTTGCCGGTGGCGCGGTTGTTTTTAAGCATGGCCAATTGGTCGCTCAAATATATTTTTAACGTGCGGGTACGCGACACCAAAGACAACCTTTCGGGCAATACTTCAGAGACGCTTTTTCTACAAAACGACAACACCGATTTTGAGCCCGAAGAAATGAACACCGAACTTTTTGAGAATGCCCTTGAATTGCCGAAAGTAAAAATCAGGCAGTGCCTTGTGCCCCGCAAGGAAGTGATTGGCGTGGACCTTTCGTGCAGCGTGGAAGAAGCAAAGAAAAAACTCATTGAAACAAAGCTGAGCAAGTTGGTGGTCTATGAAAAAAACATTGACGATATCGTTGGCTACATCCACCAACTTGATTTGTTTAAAGGCCCGCAAACCATTCAAAGCATTTTGTTGCCCATACCCGCCGTTCCCGAAAGCATGAGCGCCGCGGATTTAATCGGCAAGTTTACCCGCGAACGAAAAAGCATTGCCTGGGTGGTGGACGAGTTTGGCGGCACCGCCGGTATTGTTACGATGGAAGACGTACTGGAAGAAATTTTTGGCGAGATACACGACGAATACGACAGCGAGGAATTTGTAGAAAAGCAACTGGCCGAAAACGAATACATCTTCGCAGGCCGTTTGGAACTGGATTACATCAGTGAAAAATACAACCTCCATTTTCCGGAGAATGAATCGGAAACCCTTTCAGGTTTCATCATCTCTCACCACGAAACCATTCCGCGCCAAAAAGAGCACATCATCATTGATGATTTTGAATTCGACATCCTCAGTGTCAGCGACACCCGCATTGAAATGGTGAAGCTGAAAGTACTGAAGTAA